From Rutidosis leptorrhynchoides isolate AG116_Rl617_1_P2 chromosome 3, CSIRO_AGI_Rlap_v1, whole genome shotgun sequence, a single genomic window includes:
- the LOC139896492 gene encoding protein C2-DOMAIN ABA-RELATED 1-like: MSMDHLLGLLRVHIHKGVNLAIRDLRSSDPYVIIRMGKQKLKTKVVKKNLNPVWNEDLTLSVVDPQPVKFEVYDRDLLSADDKMGDAEFDLTPFLEAVKAHKNDDHLPNNTIISTVKPTRTNCLAEASDITWTDGQIVQNMVLRLRNVECGELEIKLSWISVPGSRRM, from the exons ATGTCGATGGATCACTTATTGGGTTTACTCAGAGTTCATATCCATAAAGGTGTTAACCTTGCTATCCGAGATCTACGTAGTAGCGATCCTTACGTCATCATCCGTATGGGTAAACAG AAATTGAAGACTAAAGTGGTAAAGAAAAACTTGAATCCTGTGTGGAATGAAGATTTGACTCTATCAGTTGTAGACCCACAACCAGTTAAATTT GAAGTGTACGATAGGGATTTGTTATCAGCAGATGATAAAATGGGGGATGCAGAATTTGACTTGACGCCGTTTTTGGAAGCAGTAAAAGCGCATAAGAATGATGATCATCTCCCAAACAATACAATAATCTCAACTGTCAAACCAACGAGAACCAACTGTCTTGCAGAGGCAAGCGACATAACATGGACAGATGGACAAATTGTCCAAAACATGGTTCTTAGATTAAGAAACGTTGAATGCGGTGAGCTTGAAATTAAATTGAGTTGGATCAGTGTTCCCGGTTCTAGACGAATGTAG